ATGCTCATTGACTGGTTGTCTGCCGGAGTGGATCCGAAAAAATGCCATATTTTTATTCAATCCGATGTGCCGGAAGTCAGCGAGCTTAATACGCTACTGGGTATGATTACACCGGTGGGGTGGCTACTGCGTAACCCGACCTATAAAGACCAAGTCAATGAGTTACTAGCCCGAAAATATGCCGGTCAATTACAGGGAGACGAAAATACACCGCTGGCGGAGCGGGTAAAGGGGCTAGCAGATGAAGATATTTCGGTCTATGGATTTTTGGGCTATCCGGTCTTGATGGCTACGGACATTCTCATTCACAAAGCGGCTTTTGTGCCGGTGGGAAAAGATCAGACCGCTCATTTGGAAATTGCGCGGGATTTGGTACGGCGCTTTCATGAAATTTACGGCGTGGAGGATGTATTTATCGAGCCAAAACCACTTTATACGGCGGTGGCATCAGTGCCGGGGCTAGACGGACATAAAATGTCTAAGTCTTATAATAACACCATTGATTTGGGAGAAGATTTGGAAAGTGTGCGCAAGAAAGTAATGTCTATGTTTACCGATCCTACTAAAAAACGCGCCAATGATCCGGCTAATCCCGACAATTGTGTCGTGTATGCATTTCATAAAATTTACAATCCCAATGCCGCTAAACGTTGTGAAGAATGTAAGGCCGGCGCACTGGGATGTGTGGCCTGCAAAAAAGAACTGTTTGCGCTGATGGAGCCGCAGCTCAAAGAATTCTTAGACCGCCGGAAAATGTTTGAACAGGATAAAGGACAGCTGGCCCAGATTCTTAAACAAGGAACCGAAGCGGCTCGCGCCTCGGCGGCGGTTACGTTAAAAGAAGTGAAACGGGCCATGAAATTGAAATAGTATATGATTAGTCAAAAACCGATTAACGTTCATATCAACATTTTTGAAGGTCCTATGGACCTGCTCCTGCATCTGATTAAAAAAGATAACTTAGATGTAGCGGAGGTGAACGTATCGGAAATTACGAAGCAGTATTTGGAATATCTCAATGTGATGAAGGAGTTGAACTTAGAAATTGCAGGCGATTTTTTGGTAATGGCCAGCACGCTTATGCAAATTAAGGCCAAGAGTTTGCTCCCTTCTCAAGTGCCCACCGGAGAAAATGAAGGACCGGATCCGGCCAAAGAATTAATCGCTAAGTTGCTGGAGTATCAAAAATATAAAGAAGCCGGCAAATTCTTAGACGAGAAACTGGAAGAAAATAAAGATAATTTTTACAAGTCGGCACCCATCTTTGACAACGGCGAAAAGGTGCTCAATATCCAATTGTTTGATTTGTTGTCCGCGGTCAAAAGAGCTTTTGACCGTTTGGATGAACGCAAACGTATTGAACTGCTTAAAATAGAAGAGTTTCCCATTGAAAATAAGATGGAAAAAGTGGTGGGAATGCTCAAGAAAAGAAAATGGATTTTGCTAGATGATATTTTTGTAGGGGAAACGAAAAAGCGCGGTATTATTACGTGCTTTATGGCGGTGCTGGAGCTGATGAAAATTAAGAAATTACTGGCCCGCCAAGATGAGCACGACGGTCAAATCCGTATTTATCTAAACCCCGATAATCAAGAAAAAGATTTCCGCGAACTGATGCATGGAGACGCGGCCTAACGGAGCTTATATGTCAGAACAAGATACCCCTGAAACGGTACAAATTTCAACCCCCGCACAACCGGTTGTAAGTGTGGCAGAAAATAATACACAACCGGAAGAATTGTTGCAAACGGAAGAGGCGAAACAAATTATTGAAAATTTATTGTTCATTACAGACCGCCCGCTAAAACCGGCCCGTATTGCCGAAGTGGTGGAAAACGTGAACGCTAAACGCGTGCTTGAAATTATTCAACAACTTGCCAAAGAATATGAAGACACCGGCCGTTCTATCCGTATTTTGGAAATCGGCGGGGGCTATCAAATGTGCACGAAACCCGAATACGGTCGTTGGGTGCGGCGGCTGTATAATGAAAAAATGACCACTCGTTTGTCTAATGCGGCGTTAGAGACTTTAGCGATTATTGCCTATAAACAACCGGTCACGCGCGCTGAAATGGAAATGATTCGCGGGGTAGATGTGGCCGCTCCGTTGGATAAATTATTAGAACGAGGGCTTGTGCGTGTTCTAGGCAAACGCGACACAATCGGTCGTCCTATGGTATATGGCACGACGGACGAATTTTTGCGTGTGTTTGGACTCAATAAAATTTCAGAATTGCCGGACCTGCAAGTGTTTGCCGCCAAACAACTACAGGAAAAGCAAGAAGATTTACCGTTTGATGAAAAACTGCCGCCACTGGCAGAGCCGGCTATTTTGACTGAGGAAAACACCACCGGTGATGCAGCAGATGCTTTTTTCAGACGTCCCAAAGATATGTTTGAAGATTTACCCGCTGACACAACTACGGAACAACAAACAGAGGCAGTATCGTCAGAAACGCAATCATCTTCTCAACCGGAACCGGTAACACCCGAAACGAACAAACAGGAGGAATCCGTATGAATATCGTATTAGCTGCAAGCGAGGCAGTCCCATTTTGTAAAACAGGGGGACTGGCTGACGTAGTAGGGGCTTTAAGCCAACAAATAGCAGGCCGGAAAGGCAATAAAGTGCTATTATTTTTACCGCATTACCGCAATATACGACAGATTTCTTCTCTTAAAGTCGTACCGGGTACTTATCTGATTCCTATCGGCGGCAAGATTGAGCAAGTGTCACTTTCTTATGTGAACTGGGGCAAAGTATTGGTGTTCTTTGTAGGAAATCGCAAATATTTTGATCGCCCCGAGTATTATCACACCAAAACAGGGGAATACCGCGATAATGACGAACGGTTTATTTTCTTCTCCCGTGCGGTGTTGGAAGGCTGTAAATTTATTGGTTTCCGTCCGGATATCATTCATTGTCATGATTGGCAAACCGGTTTAATCCCGGCTTACTTGAAAACCGTGTACAAATTAGACGCCTTTTTCACTCGTACCCGCAGTTTGTTTACCGTACACAATATGGCCTACCAAGGGCACTACGGATACAGTAGTTTTGAAAAAGCAGGATTCCATCCGGTGGATTTTGTACCCAGTAAATTTGAATATTACGGCGGTATTAGTTTCTTAAAAAGCGGTTTAGTATTTGCCGATAATCTCAACACCGTCAGCCCCACCTACGCTAAAGAAGTGCAGACAGATCCCGCCAAGGGTTTTGGTTTGGAAGGGGTATTAAAATCCCGCCGGAAAAATTTTTACGGCCTTGTTAATGGGATTGATACGGACGTGTGGGACCCGGAAGTAGATCCGTTTTTACCCATGGGATATGATGCGGCCAGTTTTACTCAAAACAAACCGTTTTCCAAACAACAACTCCAACAAACAGTTGGTTTAGAAGAAAATGCTAAAAAACCGCTGGTAGGGATTGTGTCCCGTTTAGATTATCAGAAGGGACTCGATCTTGCATTGCCGTTGTTGGATAAATATCACGGCAAAGTGCAATTTGTGGTGCTGGGTTGTGGGGATGCTCGCCTGGAAAAACAATACAGTACCCTGGCCAAACAATATCCCTCTGACATAGCTTATGTGGGTCGTTTGGACGAAAAATTGGCGCACCAAATTTATGCCGGGGCGGATTTGTTTTTAATGCCTTCTCGATTTGAACCGTGCGGTTTATCCCAACTGATTGCCATGAAGTATGGCACCTTGCCTTTAGTAAGCAAAGTGGGGGGACTGGCCGATACGGTTATCGGATACAAAGACGGCTCGGACAATGCAGCAGCGACCGGGTTTTTCTTAGGCAGTGTCAGTGAGGCGGCGTTAACGGCCACCCTGGATAAGGCCTTGCAAGTTTATGCCGATAAAAAAATATGGAACAAGCTCGTGAAAAACGCGATGCTTAAAGATAATTCTTGGGATAAATCAGCTCAAGATTATTTGGATTTGTACAAAAAGACGGCGGTGTAACGCGTGAAGAAATTAGGACTTACGGTTGTACTTTGTTTGTTGGTGATGGTTGGATGTACCAAACCGGCTAAAAATGCGGTGTGGATTATTGCCGATGGTATGGGACCGGGCACCATGGGTTTGTTTATGGAAGGAGTGCGCAATACACAACTAGACCGCTACCCCGATCAACGGTCTACGCTGGAGAAGTTTATTGATGCGTCGGTGACGGGCATGTATTTTGACAATACCCATGATACGGTAGTTACCGATTCTGCGTGTGCAGCTACTCAAATGGCCTGCGGAGCATTGTCCCGACCGGATTATATCGGATTAGACCATCGCCTCCAACCCTTGGAGACTATTTTGGAGGAAGCCTATAAGCAAGGTAAGTCGGTAGGAGTGATCTCGGATGCTTATGTGGCCGATGCCACGCCGGCCGGCTTTTTGGCGCATACGGGTAGTCGTAAAAATAAGAATGAGATTGCGCGGCAACTGGTAGCCAGCAAAGCCCAAATTATTTTGGGTGGCGGGAAAAAATACTTTGAGCGACAAGAGAACAAAGATTTATTACAACAGGCCGCACAGCAAGGTTGGACAGTAGTAACCGATAAAAATGCTTTGGCTGGGGTAAAAGAAGGGCGTATATTGGGGCTGTTTAGCGATGAGGGAATGCCTTTTTACGGGGATATGGACGAGCACCCGCAAACACCCACTTTGCTGGAAATGACGAAGAAGGCCATAGAAATTTTAAGCCAGAATAAGAAAGGATTTGTATTAATGGTGGAAGCCGGTAAGGTGGATTGGTCCTTGCATGATAATGAAATGGGCCCTACTTTGTGGGAAATGATTAATTTGGATGAGACGTTGTCTTTTGTTTGGAATTTTGCAAAGAAAACAGCTGATACGCTGGTTTATCTGAATGCTGATCATGAGACCGGCGTGCCCGGATTTCACTACCGCCACTTGGATGCGGATACTATGAAATATAAAACTGCCCAAGGAGAAAAACTTTATGGCGGCAATACGGACTATGTTAATTATCCGTATTTTCAAAATCTGTTTGCGCATAAACACTTGTTGTACTATGTATATCCGGAGTTTAAAAAATTACCCATTGAGCAACAGACGGCTGACAAATTGCAGGAAATGGTTAATCAAGCGATGGGCGGAGAGGTAAATCTGCAATTGAACGGACAAGTTCCGTCGTACGATGACTTGATTTTGAAAATGAATCAGGCACAGGGATTAACATGGGCCACTAAAAATCATTCGTCGGGTATGTTGTTGGGCATTGCTTATGGACCGGGGGCGGATTTGTTTCATGGCGTGTACCACAATACAGATTTGAAAGGAAAATTTGAACAAGCACTTGGTTTTACGGCTAAGTAAGGAAGATATATGGAAGATTTTTTACAGGAACAACCTAAAAAACAAAATCGTGCTCCGGCACCGCATAGCCACCGCCGTCTATTTGTGCTGGTGTTGGCAATAGCGCTATTATGGCAGGTGATTAGTTTTATGCAGTTGCAATTGCAACAGTATCACCAAAATTTACTCCAAGATTTCAAAGTTCTCTTAACGGTATCTGCATCGGTGGATAATGATACTTTAACCACTTTAGGGGAAAGCCTAAGCGCAAAAGAGGATATTACCGCCGTACGCTTGTTTTCGCCGCAGGATGGGCTAGCTGCTTTGCAGGCCAAAAACCCACGTTTAACAGCCGCGCTGGTGGCTTTGGGACGAGAACAAATGCCGGCCTATTTTGAGCTCCAGTTAACTCATCCGGCTATCAATAATATACGTCCGTTTGTGCAAAATATAGCGGCAGAATATCCGCAGTTATCCGTGAAGTATTCACCCGAGCAAGCGGATATGATTTTTTATAGTGGTGTCTGTTTGCGCACCTTGCAATTGGCGGCTGTTTTTGTACTCGTATTATTTGTGATTTTTATGTTTTTGGTGGAAGCGTATCCGTCGCGGGGTAAAGTTCGCACGGCGGCAGATGTATTATATGCGGTGTTGGCAGGCGGTCTTTCTTTAGGATTGATTGCCTTACTGGTATATCCGACCGGACTGTTAATGCCGGCGATACAACACTTTACCTCTATGGAAAGGCAGGCGGTTTTGCTGGTATTTTGTGCTTTGATGGGTTGGACAATCGGAAAATGGCAAAAATTTTAATGATTCTTTTATGTGGCGTTGGTTTACTCCCCGCAGTGTATGCACTGGACGGGGAAACGGCGCATAAACAAGAATTGGAACGATTGAAAAAACAGGCAGCGGAAAAACAAGAAGAATTAAAAAAATATCGCGAACAGGAAAAAGCCATTTCCCAAGAAATTTCAGTTTTGGAAAGCCGTAAAGCAGAGGCAATTCGGCAGAAAAATAAACTGCAGTCGGATATTAATTACGTGGAGCAAACTATTTTGTCCACCGAAGAAAAACGAGCCGCACTCGAGCGCAGTATGCCTATGTGGAACTATGTGTTAGTCGAAGAGATCCGTGATTTTTATTTAGCTCCTCAGTGTAGCGTA
Above is a window of Elusimicrobiaceae bacterium DNA encoding:
- the trpS gene encoding tryptophan--tRNA ligase, with amino-acid sequence MGQEIIVSGMRPTGKLHLGNFHGALKNFVALQEKYNCFFFVADLHALTTSYKQTENLAANSEQMLIDWLSAGVDPKKCHIFIQSDVPEVSELNTLLGMITPVGWLLRNPTYKDQVNELLARKYAGQLQGDENTPLAERVKGLADEDISVYGFLGYPVLMATDILIHKAAFVPVGKDQTAHLEIARDLVRRFHEIYGVEDVFIEPKPLYTAVASVPGLDGHKMSKSYNNTIDLGEDLESVRKKVMSMFTDPTKKRANDPANPDNCVVYAFHKIYNPNAAKRCEECKAGALGCVACKKELFALMEPQLKEFLDRRKMFEQDKGQLAQILKQGTEAARASAAVTLKEVKRAMKLK
- a CDS encoding segregation/condensation protein A: MISQKPINVHINIFEGPMDLLLHLIKKDNLDVAEVNVSEITKQYLEYLNVMKELNLEIAGDFLVMASTLMQIKAKSLLPSQVPTGENEGPDPAKELIAKLLEYQKYKEAGKFLDEKLEENKDNFYKSAPIFDNGEKVLNIQLFDLLSAVKRAFDRLDERKRIELLKIEEFPIENKMEKVVGMLKKRKWILLDDIFVGETKKRGIITCFMAVLELMKIKKLLARQDEHDGQIRIYLNPDNQEKDFRELMHGDAA
- the scpB gene encoding SMC-Scp complex subunit ScpB; the protein is MSEQDTPETVQISTPAQPVVSVAENNTQPEELLQTEEAKQIIENLLFITDRPLKPARIAEVVENVNAKRVLEIIQQLAKEYEDTGRSIRILEIGGGYQMCTKPEYGRWVRRLYNEKMTTRLSNAALETLAIIAYKQPVTRAEMEMIRGVDVAAPLDKLLERGLVRVLGKRDTIGRPMVYGTTDEFLRVFGLNKISELPDLQVFAAKQLQEKQEDLPFDEKLPPLAEPAILTEENTTGDAADAFFRRPKDMFEDLPADTTTEQQTEAVSSETQSSSQPEPVTPETNKQEESV
- the glgA gene encoding glycogen synthase GlgA yields the protein MNIVLAASEAVPFCKTGGLADVVGALSQQIAGRKGNKVLLFLPHYRNIRQISSLKVVPGTYLIPIGGKIEQVSLSYVNWGKVLVFFVGNRKYFDRPEYYHTKTGEYRDNDERFIFFSRAVLEGCKFIGFRPDIIHCHDWQTGLIPAYLKTVYKLDAFFTRTRSLFTVHNMAYQGHYGYSSFEKAGFHPVDFVPSKFEYYGGISFLKSGLVFADNLNTVSPTYAKEVQTDPAKGFGLEGVLKSRRKNFYGLVNGIDTDVWDPEVDPFLPMGYDAASFTQNKPFSKQQLQQTVGLEENAKKPLVGIVSRLDYQKGLDLALPLLDKYHGKVQFVVLGCGDARLEKQYSTLAKQYPSDIAYVGRLDEKLAHQIYAGADLFLMPSRFEPCGLSQLIAMKYGTLPLVSKVGGLADTVIGYKDGSDNAAATGFFLGSVSEAALTATLDKALQVYADKKIWNKLVKNAMLKDNSWDKSAQDYLDLYKKTAV
- a CDS encoding alkaline phosphatase; amino-acid sequence: MKKLGLTVVLCLLVMVGCTKPAKNAVWIIADGMGPGTMGLFMEGVRNTQLDRYPDQRSTLEKFIDASVTGMYFDNTHDTVVTDSACAATQMACGALSRPDYIGLDHRLQPLETILEEAYKQGKSVGVISDAYVADATPAGFLAHTGSRKNKNEIARQLVASKAQIILGGGKKYFERQENKDLLQQAAQQGWTVVTDKNALAGVKEGRILGLFSDEGMPFYGDMDEHPQTPTLLEMTKKAIEILSQNKKGFVLMVEAGKVDWSLHDNEMGPTLWEMINLDETLSFVWNFAKKTADTLVYLNADHETGVPGFHYRHLDADTMKYKTAQGEKLYGGNTDYVNYPYFQNLFAHKHLLYYVYPEFKKLPIEQQTADKLQEMVNQAMGGEVNLQLNGQVPSYDDLILKMNQAQGLTWATKNHSSGMLLGIAYGPGADLFHGVYHNTDLKGKFEQALGFTAK